ACCGCCTACACGGCGATCGCCGCGCACCGCCGCGAACTGCTCGACGCCGACGGCCCGTTGGCACGCTGGACCGAGCGTCCGGCCCGGCTGATCGCCCGCGCGACCCGGCTGTACGCCACCCTCCTGGAGGAGTCCACCCACCCCGCGCTGCTGGGCAACGCGCTGGCCCGGGAAGGGGTGTTCGCGGTGCTGTGGACGGAGTCCGCGCACGACACGGCGCGCGAGCGCCTCACCGAGCACGAGACCGCGGCCCTGTGGCGCGGCGACATCCCCTTCTTCACCCACCGGCCCACCGACACCGCGGTCCACGCCGACGACGGCACCTCACTGCCCGGCGTCCTGCCGATGGCCGCCGCGACCGCGGTGCGCGAGAAGATCGGCCGCATGGACGAGGTCGACTGCCACGACCAGGAATGGATCATCTCGGCCACCCTCGCGGTACGCGGCGCGAGTTCACCGCTGGACCGGCCGCGGTCGGAACTGGCCCCGGCCCCTGTACCGCCGGTGGCACCGGAACCGTCCCGCCTGCTGGCCGCCGCCTGCGGGATCGCCGACGAGATCGCCGCCCGCGCGCTCCGGGGCGGATCCCGCACCAACTGGATCGGCCTGGAACGGGTGTCGGGAGCTCACTGGGCCGTACTGCCCATGGGGGCGGGCCTGGCCCAGGGCTACTGCGGAGTCGCGCTGTTTCTGGCCCACACCGAAGCACTCACCGGATCCGGGCGCTACGGCACGGCGGCCCGGGAGGCGGTACGCCCGCTCCCCGCCCTCCTCAAGGCACTCGCCGAGGACCCCGAACTGAGCGCGGCGGCCGGCCCGGGCGCCTACGACGGACTCGGCGGGATCGTGTACGCCCTGGTCCGCATGGCACGGATCCTCGACGAGGACCTGCGGGCATGCCTGCCGGACGCGCTGACCGCACTGGGCCACGCCGCGACGGCATGTTCCGACGCCGGGCTGGCCCAGGGCCGAGCCGGGGCACTGGCCGCCGCGGTCGCCGCGTACGAGGCCACCGGCGATCCGGCAGCCCTGCACCTGGCGGACCAGGTCGCCGACCTGCTGCTGGCTGCTCAAGCAGCCGGCCACATCCCTGCCACCGCTGGTCTCGCCGACGGCGCCACCGGCATCGCGTGGGCGCTCCAGCGCTACGCCGCACACCGGCCCGAGCGCGCCACCCCTGTCACCGAGGCTGCCCGCGCCCTGCTCGACTCCACGCCGCCCACCGGCGCAGAAGCGGATCTGTCCTGGTCGCACGGGCTGGCCGGAAGGGCCGCCGCCGGCCTGCCGGAAGCCACCGCCCGCCTCGCGGACGCCTCCACCGGCCCCGACCTCAGCCTCGCCCAGGGCGCCCTCGGCAGGCTGGAGGCCCTGGCCGTCCTGGCCCAACAGGGCGACACCACGGCCCAGTCGGCCCTGGCACGGCACAGCGGTCACGTCCTCGCCCTCGTCGAGGCCCAGAGCCACCACTGCGCCACCCCCGACCACGTTCCCTCGCCCGGACTGATGACCGGCCTGGCCGGCATCGGCTACGGACTGCTCCGCCTGGCCCATCCGAGGACCGTCCCGTCGGTCCTGCTCCTGCACCACCCCGACCACTGACCCACACCAGAAGGGACCACCGTCATGGACAAGCACCTCATCGCCGCCGACTCCGCCGAGTTCACCGCCACCGACTCCGCCGCGAGCGCGCACACCGAGCAGGACGCCGCGGGCGGCATCACCCTCTCCGGCCGCAACCGCGCCTGCGCCCGCGCCCGCGTGCTGGCCGGCATGGTCCTCACCAGCGGCATCGTCATCACGCTGAGCACCCTGGACACCTCGGTCTCCGCCCCCAACTGACCGACGCTCCCCAGCCGTTCCACGTGATGGCGCGGGCCCGCCGCAGCGGGCCCGCGCCGCCGCGTTCCCTCAACGCCTCCGACCGGCGGTGCAGGACTCCGCTCCCTCGCCCCGGGAGATGACCTCGATCACGGTGCGCTCTGCCCCCGGCTCACTCCGCCGCTTATCATCAGCGTTCATGCGTTCCCATACGCCTTCCCTGGTCGGGCGGGACCCCCAACTCACCCAGCTCGAGCGCGCCATGGCCGAGGCAAGGCAGGGCATGGGCAGCGTCGTCTTCCTGGTCGGCGAGGCCGGAGTCGGCAAGTCCCGCCTCGCGGCGGAGGCCGTGGGCGGGGCGCTGGGCTCCGGGATGCGCGTGCTGCGCGGCCGCAGCAGCACCACAGGCCCCGCCGTACCGTTCCGGCCCCTCACCGAGGCGCTGATGTCGCTGTTCCGGGGCGGTGACCCCATGGACGACCTCGCGCTCGGCCCCTACCGCCCGGTCCTGGGCCGGCTGATCCCCGACTGGGACACCGGCGAACGCGACAGCAGCTCCATGGTCATCCTCGGCGAGGCCGTACTGCGCCTGCTCATCGCCGCCGGACGCGGACAGGGCCAGTTACTGCTGCTGGAGGATCTCCACGACGCCGACCCCGAGACACTCGGCGTGCTGGAGTACCTGGTCGACAACCTGGCGTACACGCCCGTCCTGCTGGTGGCCACCGTGCGCACCGACATCAGCGACGCACTGGACCTCGCCCAGTCCGCACGCCGCCGCGGCGCCGCCACCGTGGTCGAACTGGCCCCGCTGTCCCAGCCACAGGTGCACGAGGTGATCGCCGCGCAGCTCGGCGCGGACAGCCCGGACGACGTCCCCGCCGCAGTGCTCAGCAGGCTCTGGGAGGACAGCGCGGGCAGCCCCTACCTCGTCGAGGAACTGCTGCAGTCGATGATCGGCTCGGGCACCCTGGTACAGGGCCCCGGCGGCTGGCGCGCCGTCGGCGACCTGCGCCGTGACGTTTCCTCAACGCTGGCCCGCGGCATCCTGCGCCGCATCGACCGGCTCGGCACCCAGGGCCTGAACCTGCTGTCCGCCGCGGCGGTGCTGGGCCGCCGCTTCCCGCTCTCCGTCCTGCAGCACATGACCGGCGTCGACGACCGGACCCTGCTCGGCCATCTCCACGCCGGCGTCGCCGCCCGGCTGCTCGTACCCGACGAGCCCGCCCCCGA
Above is a window of Streptomyces sp. NBC_00490 DNA encoding:
- a CDS encoding type 2 lanthipeptide synthetase LanM family protein; amino-acid sequence: MTDTASLPTPRSAGLPATWWAPALTLTERLHAPGHPGAAAATGALGPMPWAVGDAEGFALRLARLGVDGDTAAALAAESAECLAERTAKPDWASYAEEVLAGAPEGLVEVEVGGEGPDVFAPVVKPLVATAAARLADLTAGVPDAEATVWRDGFTRRLTRQLVRQAARTLVHELHTARRSRRLAGAGPRERFASFTAATGTRRGLSDLFTTYPVLARMLTRTALDATQAAAELVTRFQADRPALTATLLDGRAPGRLVRVDLGRGDAHQGNRSVAILHFDDGSRLVHKPRPLDQHALLDHLVAWLNAKVPGLGLRTPRTLRRDTHGWLEFIEHRWCTSVTQTDAFYRRQGALLALLYAVDGADMHYENVIAHGDQPVLVDAETLLHTGLGQPLTAGADPAADALAASVHRTCLLPHLLIGEHGALDISALGRDTDGTFPSEGLRWEDSGQDTMRAVRGPLPSPAAQNHPLPHGTSLSGADHTAALLGGFRTAYTAIAAHRRELLDADGPLARWTERPARLIARATRLYATLLEESTHPALLGNALAREGVFAVLWTESAHDTARERLTEHETAALWRGDIPFFTHRPTDTAVHADDGTSLPGVLPMAAATAVREKIGRMDEVDCHDQEWIISATLAVRGASSPLDRPRSELAPAPVPPVAPEPSRLLAAACGIADEIAARALRGGSRTNWIGLERVSGAHWAVLPMGAGLAQGYCGVALFLAHTEALTGSGRYGTAAREAVRPLPALLKALAEDPELSAAAGPGAYDGLGGIVYALVRMARILDEDLRACLPDALTALGHAATACSDAGLAQGRAGALAAAVAAYEATGDPAALHLADQVADLLLAAQAAGHIPATAGLADGATGIAWALQRYAAHRPERATPVTEAARALLDSTPPTGAEADLSWSHGLAGRAAAGLPEATARLADASTGPDLSLAQGALGRLEALAVLAQQGDTTAQSALARHSGHVLALVEAQSHHCATPDHVPSPGLMTGLAGIGYGLLRLAHPRTVPSVLLLHHPDH